TTTTTGACAACAACAAAAATAATTAGCGTGAATCTTAAAGCAACCACAGATATCCATGCACGGATATCCCGTTTTAGATCGAAATCGGACAAGTGACCGCAGTTCCTTTGTTTTTTTCCTCCGGCTACGAATCCGAACGCGTACATGCTCCCGTTACAGTCTCGCACAAGCTACGCAGCGCGTTGACCTCGTTGAATCCGAGGACCAGTTGTGCACGTCTCGCTGACGCTGAGCATCCCAAGCTCAATATATACCACCGCCACCATGCGATCCTCTCGTTTCCTTTTCGGCCGCGCAGCTTCTTCCatcgacctcctcctccccctccgttCCCGATGGCCATCAAGCGCGTCTTCCCCGGCGACCACCCCGACTTCAAGGTGGACACCAGCGGCGGCGCCCCGAGGCTCACCTTCTGCAACAGGGCGCGCTACTGGAGCTCCACCGACTACCAGGAGACGCGCGCGCTCGGCGTGGGCGCCTACGGCGGCGTCGTGGAGGCGCGCCACCTCACCAACGGCTGGACCGTCGCCGTCAAGAAGCCGCTCCCCTGCGCGCACGAGGGCGCCGGCATCGCCTGCGGCTGCGCCGACGCCCGTACGCTGCGCGAGGCCGCGTTCCTCGCGGCGTGCCACCGCCACCGCGCCATCGTCGAGCTCCGGGCGCTCTCGCTCGACCCCTTGGCCGGCAAGCTCGCCGTCGTGATGGAGTGCGTCGGGCCCAGCCTGCACGACGTCCTCCACGAGCACCGCCGCGGCCGGCCGTTCCCCGAGGGCGACGTCCGCTGCATCATGGAGCAGCTCCTCGGCGCCGCCAAGCACATGCACGGGCTCCGCATCATCCACCGCGACATCAAGCCGGGGAACATCCTCGTCGGCGCAGACGGCATCAGCACTGTCAAGATCTGCGACCTAGGGCTCGCGGTGTCCATGGCAGAGCCCGCGCCGTACGGCCAGCACGGCACACGCCGGTACATGGCACCGGAGATGCTCCTCGGCAAGACCGACTACGACGCCACGGTTGACATGTGGTCCCTCGGCTGCGTCATGGCCGAGCTCCTCTCCGGGAAGCCGCTCTTCGACGGGGACGACGACGCCCAACAGCTCCTCGCCATCTTCCGCGTTCTCGGCGTGCCATTGTTCACGATCTGGCCAGCCTACAAGTCCTTGCCGCTCGCCGGGAAACTGGTGACGCCGCCGCATGTCATTTCCCGCAACAAGCTCCGTCAGCACTTCCCAGAGGACCTCCTCTCCAAAGAAGGTTTCGAAGTCCTCAAGGGGCTCCTCTCGTGCAACGTCGACAAGAGGTTGTCGGCCACCACCGCGCTAAGGCGACCATGGTTCGCCAACGTCACCAAAGATTTGTATTGCGTTCATCACAAATGTGCATGAGGTTGTATATTGGTCATGTGAAGAGCACTCAGTGTATAGCTTGTTGCAAGAACATAAAACTACAACTGTGGGCGTCCTAAACACTACTAAAAGTGTTGGCTG
This window of the Triticum aestivum cultivar Chinese Spring chromosome 5D, IWGSC CS RefSeq v2.1, whole genome shotgun sequence genome carries:
- the LOC123124974 gene encoding putative cyclin-dependent kinase F-2, which translates into the protein MAIKRVFPGDHPDFKVDTSGGAPRLTFCNRARYWSSTDYQETRALGVGAYGGVVEARHLTNGWTVAVKKPLPCAHEGAGIACGCADARTLREAAFLAACHRHRAIVELRALSLDPLAGKLAVVMECVGPSLHDVLHEHRRGRPFPEGDVRCIMEQLLGAAKHMHGLRIIHRDIKPGNILVGADGISTVKICDLGLAVSMAEPAPYGQHGTRRYMAPEMLLGKTDYDATVDMWSLGCVMAELLSGKPLFDGDDDAQQLLAIFRVLGVPLFTIWPAYKSLPLAGKLVTPPHVISRNKLRQHFPEDLLSKEGFEVLKGLLSCNVDKRLSATTALRRPWFANVTKDLYCVHHKCA